The Helianthus annuus cultivar XRQ/B chromosome 16, HanXRQr2.0-SUNRISE, whole genome shotgun sequence genome includes a window with the following:
- the LOC110919671 gene encoding uncharacterized protein LOC110919671, with the protein MESSTFSFNHMWGRSVFHMSVVDSVGRSGGLASLWNPVVFSSREIIKKRNSRQGLWVFAGDFNDVRHPEERKNSDFVVENADAFNDFILSAALQEFDMGGAKFTYISDRGDKLSKLDRFLVCIGFVESWPGTVLTALDRRYSDHRPLLLSTTPTNFGPVPFRFYNSWLEKQGFMEFVINKCNQFSFIGPGDLALSTKLRWLKNRIREWIMVDKHRTKGVYSFHKAKVDELEALAEVRDLNQAELDLRMEHKQFLMNIDEQKQMDERQKSRIRWAIQGDENSGFFHATLFSEPMQNRPSIVFMPASSLSTEGVVLTQPFSLTEIKDAVWECDGDRAPGPDGFNFKFLKRCWSGLQRDSLKLFNDFYNNPCLNNRCSSSFIALIPNIKDPMRPSEFCPISLIGCINKVISKLLVNRLKNVIHKLISVEQTAFLAGRNIVDGPLMLNELVAWLKLRKKAGMIFKVDIHKAYDSLSWVFLNSIMEQMGYPLLR; encoded by the exons ATGGAGTCATCTACTTTCTCTTTCAATCACATGTGGGGAAGATCTGTGTTCCATATGTCGGTGGTTGATTCGGTGGGCAGGTCTGGCGGATTGGCATCTCTCTGGAATCCGGTTGTGTTCTCTAGTCGCGAAATTATCAAGAAGAG GAATTCGCGACAAGGGCTGTGGGTTTTTGCCGGGGATTTTAATGATGTTCGACATCCGGAGGAACGTAAGAACTCGGATTTTGTGGTGGAAAATGCTGATGCCTTCAATGATTTTATCTTGTCTGCAGCTCTTCAGGAATTCGATATGGGTGGTGCAAAATTCACCTACATTTCGGATCGGGGGGATAAGCTAAGCAAGCTTGACCGATTCTTGGTATGCATTGGTTTTGTGGAATCATGGCCCGGTACAGTGCTAACGGCTCTAGATAGGCGATACTCGGACCATCGCCCACTTTTGTTATCTACCACCCCCACTAATTTTGGCCCTGTACCCTTTCGGTTTTACAATTCTTGGCTGGAAAAACAAGGCTTTATGGAGTTCGTCATTAATAAGTGCAACCAGTTCTCATTTATCGGTCCTGGGGATCTAGCACTTTCCACTAAACTTAGGTGGCTAAAGAATAGAATCAGGGAATGGATTATGGTGGATAAACATAGGACCAAGGGAGTGTACTCTTTTCACAAAGCTAAGGTGGACGAACTAGAGGCTTTAGCGGAAGTGAGGGACTTAAATCAAGCCGAGTTGGATTTAAGAATGGAGCATAAACAATTTTTGATGAATATTGATGAACAAAAACAAATGGATGAGCGTCAAAAGTCTAGAATTAGATGGGCGATTCAAGGGGATGAAAATTCTGGTTTTTTTCATGCTACG CTCTTCTCAGAGCCTATGCAGAATCGGCCTTCAATAGTTTTCATGCCTGCTAGTAGTCTTTCCACGGAAGGTGTGGTGTTGACGCAACCGTTTTCGTTAACCGAAATCAAGGATGCTGTTTGGGAGTGTGATGGTGACCGGGCGCCTGGGCCAGACGGTTTTAACTTTAAGTTTCTGAAAAGATGTTGGAGTGGGCTGCAAAGGGATTCTTTAAAGCTGTTTAATGACTTCTATAACAACCCATGTCTGAATAACAGGTGCTCTTCTTCTTTTATCGCCTTAATTCCAAATATTAAGGACCCTATGAGGCCGTCCGAGTTTTGTCCTATAAGTCTCATAGGTTGTATTAATAAGGTTATATCTAAACTGTTGGTGAACCGGTTGAAAAACGTGATTCATAAACTCATTTCGGTGGAGCAGACGGCGTTTCTTGCGGGAAGAAATATTGTCGACGGTCCGTTGATGTTGAATGAATTAGTAGCATGGCTTAAGCTTAGGAAAAAGGCGGGTATGATTTTTAAAGTTGATATACATAAGGCGTACGATTCGCTTAGCTGGGTTTTCCTGAATTCGATAATGGAACAAATGGGTTACCCACTTTTACGGTGA